Sequence from the Burkholderia stabilis genome:
GACCGGATCATCGTGATGAACAACGGCAAGGTGATCGACGACGGCAGCCCCGACGTGCTGCGCAACCGCCCCGGCCTGTATCGCGACCTGCTCGCGAAGCAGCACGGCCGCCATCACGCGGCGCCCGACGGCAACACGCCGACCGGCGAACGTGTAGCCTGACGCGTCGGCGCGCAGCCGACAAAAAAGCCGCAGTGCGCGTCGCACTGCGGCTTTTTTCATGGTGCCGGGATTGATTGCGCCGGCAACGCGCGGCACGCACCGCACGATACGCCTGCCGCGCCGGCTAGCCCTGCTGCAGATCGCGCAGGAAGTTGTCGCGCCACACCGACACGTTGTTCTCGCGCAGTTGCGCGATCATGTCCGCGTAACGCGCACGCCGCTCGGCGAGCGGCATCGTCAGCGCCTGCGACAACGCATCGGCCATCCCGTCGATATCGATCGGATTGACGATCAGCGCGCCCGTCAGCTCGCGCGCGGCGCCCGCGAAACGCGACAGCACGAGCACGCCCGGATCGTCCGGATTCTGCGCGGACACGTACTCCTTCGCGACCAGGTTCATCCCGTCGCGCAGCGGCGTCACGAAGCCCACGCGGGCGAGCCGGTACAGCGCGGCCAGCACCTGGCGATCGTACTGGCGGTGAATGTAGAGGATCGGCGCCCAGTCGAGTTCGGCATAGCGCCCGTTGATGCGCCCCGATTCCGCTTCGAGCTGCAGGCGGATGTCCTGGTAGGCGCGCAGGTCCGCGCGCGTCGACGGCGCGATCTGCAGGAACGACACGCGGTTGCGGATCGACGCCTGGTGCTCGAGCAGCTTCTCGAACGCGCGGAAACGCTCGACGAGCCCCTTCGAATAATCGAGCCGGTCGACGCTCATGATCAGTTGCCGGCCGCGCAGCGACGTCGCGAGCGTGCGCACGGCCTTGCCGTGCTCGCCCGCCTGCGCGAGCGACGCGATCTCGTCCGGATACACGCCGATCGGATAGGCAGCTGCCCGCAGCGTCTGGCCGAACGCGCGCACGCGCACCGTGTGCCCGTCGCGCGCGACCTCGCCTCCCGCCTCGAACTCGACGTAGTCGCAGAACGCGCGCAGGTCGGGCTCGGTCTGGAAGCCGAGCAGGTCGAACGCGCATAGCGACTCGACGAGCTCGCGGTGCGGCGGCACGTTGACGAGCACCTGCGCGGCCGGAAACGGGATATGCAGGAAGAAGCCGATGCGGTTCTTCACGCCGGCCGCGCGCAGCGCGCGCGCGAACGGGATCAGGTGATAGTCGTGCACCCAGATCACGTCGTCGTCCTGCAGCAGCGGCACGAGCTGCTGCGCGAGCCAGACGTTGACGCGGCTGTAGCCGTCGAATTCGTGGCGGTCGTACTGGATCAGGTCCGCACGGTAATGGAACGCGGGCCACAGCGTCGCGTTCGAGAAACCGCGGTAGTACTGGTCATAATCACGGCGCGACAGGCCGACGGTCGCGAACGTCACGGGCCCGCGCTCCTCGATGCGGATCTGCGGCGCGCCGGACGCGACGACTTCGCCGCTCCAGCCGAACCACATGCCGCCCGTCTCCTTCAGCGCATCGTAGACGCCGATCGCGAGGCCGCCCGCCGCCGGTTCGCCTTCCGAAATCGGGGCGACGCGGTTTGAAACGATGATGAGGCGGCTCATGCGTCCGGCTGCCCCGCGCCGAGCCAGCGCGCGATCTGCTCATGCAGCGCGTCGACCGAATCGAGCCGCGTGCGCGCGGACGTCTCGCCCGCACCGACCTTGATCGACAGGCCGCCGCGCGCGTTGACCACCGCGAAGCCCTTCTCGTCGGTCAGGTCGTCGCCCGCGAACAGCGGCACACGGCCGGCGAACGGCGGCTCGTCGAGGAACGCGGCCAGCGCGCGCCCCTTGTCGACGCCCTTCGGCTTGATCTCGAACACCATCTTGCCGGGCTGCAGCACATACGCATCCGCATAGTCGGCGACGAGGCGCTCGGCCGCTTCGCGTGCGACCGCCTCGCGCTCGGGCGCGTTGCGATAATGCAGCGCGACGGCCGCGCCCTTGATTTCGAGCAGCATGCCCGAGTGACGGTCGACGACGGCCGCAAGCTCGCGCTCGATACGCAGCAGGCGTTCGTCGTTGAACCCGATGCGCTGCGTGTCGCCGTTCGCATCGCGGCGCTCCGCGCCGTGCAGGCCGGCGATCGGCAGGTCGGGCATCTTCAGGAACGTGTCGAGGTTGTCGATACCGCGCCCGGAGACGATCGCGACGGCGCCGTGCGAGCGGTGCCGCAGCGCGTCGAGCATCGTGAGCAGCGACGGCGGAACGTGAATGCTGTCGGGAGTCGGCGCCAGTTCGACGAGCGTGCCGTCGAAGTCGAAGAAGAACGCGGTATCGGTCAGGGACAGGGAAGCCGGAACGGATTGCATCGATTCGATAGTCTGAGGGTCGGCCGGCAAACGCAGGGCCGCCGCTGCGCGAATGGAATTGTGCGCATCTTACCGCGCCTGCGCGTCGGGATGGGCGAAAACGGCGCATCGCCAGCCTCGCGCCGACGGCTGCGTCAACTGCGACATATTGCCCCGCTCGTCCGCGCCGTACGGGTTTCGAAAGGACGCGGGCGCGCGAATTGCGCTACAGTCGCAACCGCCTGCCGCGCGACGCATGGCGCCGCGCCGGCCGGTCCCCTTCCGTCCGATCGAGCCCCAGGATGTCGTCTGCCCGTCGCGCGCCGCACCGGCGCTTCTCCCGCATCATCCGCACGACTGCGGCCCTCGCCGCCGCCGTGACGCTCGCCGCGTGCACGCACGACGAGCCGCGCTGGAACCTGACCAACGTCACCGGCCACCTGCCCGACCTGTCGTTCACGCTGACGGGCGGCGACGGCCATCCCGTCCACGCCGATGCATTCCGCGGCCAGGTCGCACTCGTGTACTTCGGCTACACGCACTGCCCAGATGTCTGCCCCGAAACAATGGCGCGGCTGATGGAAGTACTCACGAAACTCGGCCCGCAGGCGAACGGCGTGCGCATCCTGTTCGTTTCGGTCGATCCGGCACGCGACACGCCGCAGGCGATGCAGTCGTATGTCGCCGCGTTCGACGCCGCGCACGCGCGCGGGCTGACCGGCACCGACGGCCAGATCGAATCGCTCGCGAAACGCTATCGCGTCGCGTACCAGATGGAAAAACGCGATCCGTCCGGCGGCTACGAAGTCACGCACAGCTCGGCCGTCTACATCTTCGACGCGACCGGCCGCGCGCGCCTGCTCGCGACCGACCGCGACTCGCCCGACGCCATCGCCGCCGATGTGCGCCGGATCATCGACACCGCCTCCAACACCTGAATCCCGACATGAAGACGACCCTCAAGACGATCGCCCTCCTCGCCGCGCTGTGCGCAGGCGCCCACGCCTACGCCTACGCCGCCGGCGCGATCACCGCGCAGAACGCGTGGGTGCGCTGGCTGCCGAACAAGCTGCCCGCGGGCGGCTACGTGACGCTCGTGAACACGGGCGACAAGCCGGTCGACC
This genomic interval carries:
- the otsA gene encoding alpha,alpha-trehalose-phosphate synthase (UDP-forming), coding for MSRLIIVSNRVAPISEGEPAAGGLAIGVYDALKETGGMWFGWSGEVVASGAPQIRIEERGPVTFATVGLSRRDYDQYYRGFSNATLWPAFHYRADLIQYDRHEFDGYSRVNVWLAQQLVPLLQDDDVIWVHDYHLIPFARALRAAGVKNRIGFFLHIPFPAAQVLVNVPPHRELVESLCAFDLLGFQTEPDLRAFCDYVEFEAGGEVARDGHTVRVRAFGQTLRAAAYPIGVYPDEIASLAQAGEHGKAVRTLATSLRGRQLIMSVDRLDYSKGLVERFRAFEKLLEHQASIRNRVSFLQIAPSTRADLRAYQDIRLQLEAESGRINGRYAELDWAPILYIHRQYDRQVLAALYRLARVGFVTPLRDGMNLVAKEYVSAQNPDDPGVLVLSRFAGAARELTGALIVNPIDIDGMADALSQALTMPLAERRARYADMIAQLRENNVSVWRDNFLRDLQQG
- the otsB gene encoding trehalose-phosphatase, whose amino-acid sequence is MQSVPASLSLTDTAFFFDFDGTLVELAPTPDSIHVPPSLLTMLDALRHRSHGAVAIVSGRGIDNLDTFLKMPDLPIAGLHGAERRDANGDTQRIGFNDERLLRIERELAAVVDRHSGMLLEIKGAAVALHYRNAPEREAVAREAAERLVADYADAYVLQPGKMVFEIKPKGVDKGRALAAFLDEPPFAGRVPLFAGDDLTDEKGFAVVNARGGLSIKVGAGETSARTRLDSVDALHEQIARWLGAGQPDA
- a CDS encoding SCO family protein, with amino-acid sequence MSSARRAPHRRFSRIIRTTAALAAAVTLAACTHDEPRWNLTNVTGHLPDLSFTLTGGDGHPVHADAFRGQVALVYFGYTHCPDVCPETMARLMEVLTKLGPQANGVRILFVSVDPARDTPQAMQSYVAAFDAAHARGLTGTDGQIESLAKRYRVAYQMEKRDPSGGYEVTHSSAVYIFDATGRARLLATDRDSPDAIAADVRRIIDTASNT